Genomic segment of Prionailurus viverrinus isolate Anna chromosome B4, UM_Priviv_1.0, whole genome shotgun sequence:
tgtgcagCGTGGATTGTCGTGAAGGTTAACGGCGACGGGCAGGTAAAGTATCCGCATTCGGGGTCGTTACGGGTTGTGCGCCTCCTGGAACACCGGCCTTGGGGGCTCCCAGACGTCCGCATTTGGGTCACCGTGTGGCGTCAGCAACGCGAGGCCTCTGTGTCCCCGGCTGTGTCTCAGCTGACATCCGTGACACCTCATCTGGCCAACAGGCCTGCAGAGTCACGGACACATGGAACCGCCTGTCCAGGTCACCAGCCAGGAGAGCGCCCCCGTTTAAAGCGTGcggttcaaggggcgcctgggtggcgcagtcgcttaagcgtccgacttcagccaggtcacgatctcgcggtccgggagttcgagccccacgtcgggctctgggctgatggctcagagcctggagcctgtttccgattctgtgtctccctctctctctgcccctcccccgttcatgctctgtctctctctgtcccccaaaaaataaataaacgttgaaaaaaaaaaaatttaaagcgtgcggttcggggcggggggggctccTTGTCCTCCCCTCTGGTTCCAGAGCCTCCCCAGCGGAAGccccacatttaaaaataatttcttaacgcttatttatttgtgtggagagagggagacgcagcgtcccaagcaggctcatacCATCCGCGCAAAgctcccgacgtggggctcaaactcgcgaaccgcgagatcgtgacctgagccgaggccgagagtcggacgcttaactgactgagcccccaggcgccccaggagcccCACGTTTCTAAACATTCTCCGTTCCCTGCTCCCCGCAGCCCCTGGCAGCAACCGTCTGCTCTCTGTGCCAGAATGTTCCTGTTCTGGAGACTTCGTGTCAGTGGCCTTTCGAGCCTGCTGCTCCCGCGAGCACGGCCTTAGCGAGGGGCATCTGTGTTGCTTCCATCGGCACCCCGCTCCTTTTTCCGGCCAAATAACATTCCACTGCACGGAGACACCCCGTTTTGTTTGTCCTCCCGTCCGTCTGTTTCCACCTTCTGGCTGTTGGTGGTGCTGAGGCCACACGGTGTCGTTCTCGGCCAAGACCCCGGGGGCAGCGTGACCGCGTGCACCGCGCGCTTTGGGCCTCAGGTCGCTGATGGTGCTTCACGCGCCAGGACGTCCGGCACGGGGCCCCTCTTGCCTGAAAGGTCTTCCTTCGCCGTGGGATGCGAAGGCAGCCACCCGCCCGACTCGGCTTGTCTCTGAGGGGTCCCCGTGGCCACCTCCCGTCTGACCAGCCCCGACAGTTGTCACTGCcctccgggggcggggggtggtgagCTGACGTTCACCCTTGGGCCTCAGCTGTGGCTGGGGGACTCCCGGGGGCCTTGCCTGCcgggccctgcccccccccccaaagcagtGACGGCATCTCTGTGTGTGGCTTTCAGAACCAGCTGCTGACGAAAGGCATGGTGATCCTGCGGGACAAGATCCGCTTCTATGAGGGTGAGTCTGGCGGCCCCGTGGCGGGGACCGGGCGCCCGGCCACCCTCCCGGCTGGTGTGGCCGCTGGGCAGCGTGACGTCGCCGGCCTTTTCTGTGCCCCCAGGGCTctgggtgggagggcaggagaggcggGAAGACCACCTCTGACCCCAGGAGGGGACCTTACTGGGGAGAGCGTGTGCCCTCCCACGACCTGCGAGAACCCGGGGGCTGAGAGCCATCGGGGGAAAGGCCCTGCCTCCCCTCACTGCCCCTGGGGCCTTCTGCCGCCAGCAAACCCCGTCCCAGCAGCCCGGAGGAGCCCCAGTTTGAGGACCAGGGAACTAGCTTAGGGCAGAGGTTTGCCCTGATGCTCCTGAAGGGGGAGGCTGGCAGGGGGCTGCTCCCTGGCTGGGCACAGCTGCCCTGTGGGGTTTGGGGGGCCTCAGCTTGGCCCTGGGCCTTCCAGacaagttttctcttttaaagttcACACCCACCCGTGAGACCTTCGGGTCCTTGTCCCCTTCACGGCTAATGGCAGCTCAGTGATGACAGGTGCTCCGTCTGCAGCCGCGCTGGGAGCAAAGGGTTGGGAGGCAGGTTCGAGCCCAGGCcagcccggccccggcccccacGGGCTCCAGCGGGCCTCTGCCTGGCCGGGGCCtcagcaagcagggaagggtctTCAGGCTCCCGCGCCCTCGGCCTCGGGGCAGCCACGACGCTCGGCCTCCTTGCAGGAGAGAATTGGCCTAGGGAAAGGTGGAGTAACGGGAGGACCCGGCCAAACCACGCCGCCTTTTCCAAGGCCGGTTTCGTTCCAGGCCCTGcgccgagttcaagccccaggaaCGTTTCTGAGCACGTTCCGTGCACCAGGCACCGGGCACGTGCTTCCTCTGTGCCGGACTGTCCTGAGTGTTTTCCGGCTACCGATCCGTTGGGTCTCCCGACGACCCCGCGAGAGAGCCGTCATCGCTGCAGCCGCTGCACAAAGAGGGAAACCGAGGCACCCAGGCCTGCTTCCTGGGCCCACGCTGCTGCCTCGGTTCCCACTCTGATCCTGGAAAGAAGGGGTGCTAGCCCATTTCGCAGAGCAGGACGCCGAGGCCAGTGGCCTGGTGGGTGCCGGCTGAACTCAGAGCCGCTTGTCCCCTGGTCTTCCTGTACCCCCTGCTTCTATCGGGCGGAAGCTCCGGGGCAGGAGCCCGAGAAGGGCCACCAGAACCAGTCGAGGGGAGGCGGAGACACAGACCGACGGAGGTTTAGgctggcttcctggaggaggcagcaaaGGAAGCCAGCCGGGCAGGGCAGTGGGGGTCTGGCGCCGGGCGGAGACGCCCTCCCACGCCCGTCTCCTTACTCGGCACATTCCAGCGCGCTGTGCCTCCCACCAGCTCCGGACCAGGGGAGCTGGGATCCTCAGAGAAGAGAAGCTTTGTGCGGCTTAGTGGAGTCGTGCCTGGAGCGGCCGTGTCCGCCAGGCCACCCAGCGGGGGAGTGCCGGCCCCAGCCAGCCTCCCCAGGCCTCGGGGGCAGGCATGGAGCCCCAGTCCGGGGGCCGCAGGGCCTGGCCTCCAGTTCCCATCCAGCCCAGCTGGGGACACAGACACGGACCGGAAGGTGGCAATTCAGTGGGAGGACTGTCAGGGTGAAGGGAAGCTGTGGGGAAGGAAGAGTCCGTTCCCTCTTGGCAATCAGGGAGGGCTGCACGGAGGTGGTGGTCCTGGAGTCAGGCCTCAAGACGTGGTACGTTCGGGAGGACATTTGGCCCCTTCAGTACATATCGTGGGGACAGCAGCTGATGCCGCACCCTGAGGGTCAGCCTCTGGAACCCACTCCACCCGCCTCCTGCCCCCACGTGGGTCCCAGGGGAGCTCTTCCTTGAGACCCCTCCCTGTGGCCAGCCATATCTTCACCTGTGCCTCTGCTGGAGGGGGATGGGTGGTCTCACGCAGGGTGGCCCCAGGACCTTGCTGCCTATCCCCCCGCACTCCCTCCGGCCTCCAGCGAGGCCTTGGACGTCAGCTCCCAAgcggagagagaagcaggaagtcTGGAGGGACAGCCTGGAGGGGGAGTCCCTCTCCTGGGCCATTTCTGAGGGTGTGGCTCGGTGGTCTTCGCTGCAGCCAGGAGAGTCCCCTCAGCGGGCAGGCACGTGAGACCTCCCCAGAGGGCCGCAGGGTCtcctgcaggctccaggccccgtgTGTATGAGGACATTCGTGACACCCGCCCTACGGAGGGTCACGCTGGGGTCCCACAGCAAAGCAGAGCAGGGCCCCAGAGCCGTGCCGCCTGACTCTGCCCACtggccaccccagcacccctagATCCCAGTGGAGAACGTGGCCAGTGGGCGAGGCCGTGCTTCCCGGCCCCTCGTGCCCTCGTGGGGCCCGGAGTCTGTGTTTTACGACATCTGCCTTCCACAGCATTTCCGCCCCGTGGGCTGGAGGACGGCCCGCGGACGCCGGCCTGGCCGGTGCCCAGAGCCACCCCACGGCCGGCCCAGGGAACTGAGCCGTCTTTCTTCTTGCCCCCAGCGGCGGGGACCTGAAGGGACCTCTGGAGGGCAGGGCTCCGCAGAGCTAGGTGTGGGCCCCCAGGGAGGGTCAGGAGCCGGCCGCCGGCTCGGAGCCTCGGTGCCGGCAGATTGGCCGTGCACAGAGGCCACGCCACCTCAGCCGGGTGGGCTTTCCTGGGGCTGCCCCCTCCCAGAGCCCTATGCAGATTGGGGGGCTttatgggcgggggaggggtggggcccagAAACCAGAGAAGGTAAGGAGGAGCAGCAAAGGCCCCTGTCCAGCCCCCTGGCTGCCGTGGAAGCGTCCAGACAGCCCCACGTGAGCAGTGCGGTCTGGAAAAACAGCCAGCATGTGGCGCTTAGCCCTCCCGCCCAGAGACACCCCCACACCTCGTTTCTCCGCAGCCGGTCTCCAGTCTGGCTcccagggggttggggggtgggtcCCACCAGGCAGAGGCTTTGGTGACACGTCCCGGGGCCTGTTTGTCTGAGACCCCGCAGCCATTCATTCTCGCTTTCCGTCCAGTCCAGGCAGGGGGGCTGAGGGCTCAGCGCTTTGCACTTGCTGGGGGAGCCCAGAGCCGGCTTGGGGACACCTCTGTCCTCAGCCTCAGGGGCTGTCCTCCCCGAGGATGGATGCTCCTTCCCCGGGGCTGGCGGAAGTGCCCAGAGCTTGACCACATGCCTCCTTTCCACCCCGGGGATGTCGGTCAGCCTGGCCAAACCATCCTCCTAAATCAGCTTGGAtggcacctcctccaggaagccctccctgcctGGTTCTCTCCACTTCCTCTCCTGCCTGGGGCATGTTGCTGCTCTTGGATATGGTCTCCCTGGCTCCCCGGATCCCACCTCAGGCAGCCCGGGGTGGCAGGGACCCGTGGCCTGAATCTCTTGGAGACTCCAACTCTTTGCCCGTTGAGGTCACCCCTTCGATAGATAGATGACTGTACTCATAGCTGCCATTCAGGGTCCTGCTTCCATGTCCTGTGATGAGTCTGGGGACCTTTGAGGCTCCTCTGGATGCCCAGTGCGGGCTCTGGAAACACCTGCATGGGTGGATGGATCCCCCACCTGCTTGAGGGTCACTGTGGGAATCGCAAAGGACCGTGATGTGCGCTACGGCTCctgtggcgggggcgggggggtcctgTGTGGGCCTGGGGTGTGACGAGGGACCAGGAACCAACAGGCAGCACTAACCAGCACTTTCTCCGCCCCAGGCCCCGTTTCAGCCCATCTCATCCCTGTAGCCCTGGGAGGTGGCCCTTTCACTGTCCCGTTTTATTAGTGGGGGGCTGAACGGCGGACTCCGGGCCACGGAGCTGCTGAGTGCTCTGTGCTATCgatctgggggcggggggcgcctcccggggtggcgggggaggactcccacccggggggggggggggggcctgccgGGTCTGACAGGGCCCTTTCAGGGTGAGCGCAGCGACGGCTCCCTGTGCCCCCAGGACAGAAACTGTTGGACTCGCTGGCGGAGACGTGGGACTTTTTCTTCAGTGACGTGCTGCCTACACTGCAGGCCATCTTCTACCCGGTGCAGGCGAGTGGCCCCTGCGGCTGTGGGACCCCCAGGgcccgggggggaggggcgcggcCCACGCTGGCCTCCCTGCAGGCCCCCCGGCCCGGTGATGGGCAGGTGCCTGGACCTCCCAGAGCCTGTCTCCCACCCACAGTCTGTAAAGAAGGCCGGTCCCCCCCGTCCGGGCCCCGTAAGGCCCTGAGCAGCACCGAGTAGgctgtgcccagcacacagtcgGGGCTCGGCCAGTGACGGCGACCCTCCCCTTGCCTGAGGAAGCTGGCGGGGCCCTGTCTTCAGGACGAGGGTCATCCAGGGAGGAGGATGGGGTGGAAGGGGCCTGAGGGCCAGCGGGGCCACGGCCCCGGGTCTGGCCCCAGACGTGTGGACGCGGAGGGAGGCGGGGGTCTCCCGTGACGGCCGCCGGGCGGGGCGCACCGTTCTGTGTCTGCAGGGCAAGGAGCCGTCCGTGCGCCAGCTGGCCCTGCTGCACTTCCGGAACACCATCACCCTTAGCGTGAAGCTGGAGGGGGCGCTGGCCCGCACCCACGCCCGCGTGCCCCCCGCCATCGTGCAGATGCTGCTGGTGCTGCAGGTGGGCGGGGCCCCCGGGAGGCCACCGTTCGCTCCTGCGTCGGGGGCgtccggggagggggcgggggtggggggcaaggccAGGCTCCCCAGGCCCAGAGCACGTGACCCGTCAACAGGGGAGAGGGAAGCGGGAGGGGCCCAGAAggtgtgggaggaaggggggagtTCAAGAGAAGCGGAGCCCGGGAGCGGGCACGGGCCCACAGCTGCGCCTTCACGCCCCTCCCGCCCCGCGACGGTTCCAGACGTTTCCGGGGCACGCGGCTTTTCCCCCGAGAGGGCGGCTTTGGGAGGGGGCCAGCAGCTGGGGGGCGAGTGGCCTGGCCGAGACAGCAGAGGATCCGGCGGGCCACCGACAGCCTTTACCGCAGACAGGGTCTTTTGCAAACCGCTGCTCCCCAAGCCCCGTGACGGGCACGGCACCCCACAGTTTGCCGGCTCACCCTCCAGGGTGACAGGACCGAGGCAGGCAGCCGTCAACCACCCCGTTTCACAGGTGGGAAATAGGATCCTCGCTTGCCCAGAGCCAAGAAGGCCTGGCCTCACCCACGTCTGACAGGCTCCGAGGTCCTGTTCTTCctcctcgccccccacccccaccgtgcATGCGGGCACCCTTGATCAGGGTCTGCGAGGTTGGTCCCGGGGTCCCGGGCAGCCCAGCCCGTGCGGATTCCAGGGCAAGGGAAGGGCGGATGAATGTCGGGGTTTGAAGGGTCCCAGCGGCAGGTGAGAGCTGGTGGTCGTCCTGGCGGCCGAGCAGGATATGGGACGGGCCCGCCGCCGGGCTTTTGAAGGGTTTTAGGTTAGACCTTGGCCAGTGGAAGCAGGGTGTCTCAGCCTCTTTCTTCACCTGGGTGACACAGTGGAACCGCCTGCCTGCAGGGCAGGTTCCAGGATGAGGGGGAGAAATCAGATGTAAAGCCCTCTGTGGTGCTTCTGGGAGCCCGCGGGGGCCGGGCTGGGATTTGGGGCCAAGACGGAGGTCCCACCTGGATCCCGGCACCCAGGTGGGTGGCCAGGCTGGGGCggtgctgccccctggtggcccgTGTGCCTGACGCAGCTTCCTGGGCTTAGCCCCGTTCCCCCACTCTCCTCCTGGCCTCCGCTTTGAGTGACCTCGTCTCACAGCCCCAGTGAACTCGTCCCAGATAGATCTGAAGACACAAATGCTGGTTAGCCTGTgctgagggcctactgtgtgcccttTGCTTCACCGGCAGTCAgtcccttcccccccgccccaccgttGCTGGGGCCAGAGGCAGTTCTGGGGAATGTGGGGTCCCTCGTGCCCATCTAGATGGCTTATGGGGTGCCCATGGAATCCCGCCCCCCAGACCTTAGGTGTCTGTAGTGATGGCTCCTCTCTCATTCCTGATGTTAggaatttgtgtcttctctttacTGGTTGGCCTGGCAGGAGGCTTAACGACATTACGGACCTTTTCAAAGAGCCCGcttttggctttttctctgtCGGGTCCCTGTTTCGGTCTCATTGAGTTCTGCTCTtactgtttctcttcttctgcttccttGGCTTCCTCTGCTTGTCTTTTTCTGGTCTCCGCTTAGATGGCTGACTTTCGGGCTTTGTCTTTTCTAATAGATATCCGTTCGAGGCTATGCTTGCCCTGAAAGCACAGCTCTCAGCGCATCCGGTAAACGTGGATctgttttcgttttcatttgttGCCAGTCGTCTTAAGATGTTTGTGAGGCTCTCTTCTTTGATCCACGTGTCATTTAGAAGTGAGGGAGTTtcttggggcgccagggtggctcagtcggttgagcgtccgacttcagctcaggtcacgatctcgtggtccacgagttcgagccccgcgtcgggctctgggcagatggctcagagcctggagcctgcttccaattctgtgtctccctctctctctgccccgcccccattcatgctgtgtctctctctgtctcaaaaataaataaacgttaaaaaaaaaaaaaattttagaagtgaGGGAGTTTCTTAGTCTCCACGTATTTGGGGATTTCccccagttttctttctgttcttgacTCCTGGTTCAGTCTCGCTGCGGTCCGAGGGCAGgtattgtatgattttttttttttttttaatccttttaaatctGTGAAGGTGTATTTTacggcccagaatgtggtctggCTTGGCAGATGTTACGCGGGGGCTGGAGGAGAACACGTGTGTTCTGCCTTCGTTGGGTGAAGGATGGCGGTTAGGGCCAGTCGGTCGGCTGTAGTGTTGAGTTCGATGTGTCCTTCCCGAGTTCCTGCCGGGGCCGGTCTGTCCCTGCGCGAGCACGGGGTTCCCCCACCGAGGGAGCGGACTAACTCCCGCGCGTTTCGCCTCACACCATCTGACGTGCTGGTCGGGCACAGGCACATTAGAGGTGGTTATGTCGTCCCAGAGACTTGACCGCTTCATCGTGGCCTAGCGACCTTCTTGACCCCTGCTGACCTTCCTTGGTCTGAAGTCCACCCTGTCTGAAATCAGCTTAGCTGCTCCGGCTTTCCTGTGACTGGCGTCGGCGTGCAGGGCTCTTTCAGCCCCTTACTTTTAATGTGTGTGTGGGTTTCTCGGGGGCAGCATGTCGCTGGACTCTCTGGCTGTCTTTTGACACGTTGTGTCCAAGTGTATCTTGTCCTGTGAGCAACTGGCAACCCCCTAGAAGAGAGGCGTCTGCTCCCGTGGATTCAGACATTCATTCGGCGAGCACTCACTAATGGCCTCCCATGTGTCAGCCCTCTGCCTCGGCTGCTGGGGGCACAgagcttgcccccccccccccccactctccgcATCAGTAAGACCAAGGCTGTCCTGGGGGCGGCCGCCTTCCTCAGGTTTTGGCCCTAATGGAACCAACCGGAGGGGGTAGAGATCCCTTCAGAGCTCTGGACAAGGGGGCTCAGGGAGGAGGTGGACGGGACCTGGCCGGGCCGGCAGATGAGGGGCAGGGCTGGCTCGACCCTCTCTGCCCGTAGCGCTCCATGTGTCGAGGGCAGGGGGCCCCAGGGCATGAGCTGCCCTCGCTGGGGGAGGTCAGCTACTGTCTCCCCGAGGGCTCCCAGAGGGAGGAGACTCTATCCCAAAGAGCAGAGCTCGGAGTGCTCAGCCTGGCTTAGCCACCGGGCCCTTTTCCACGGGACGTCACATGCTTTCGGACCGCGCCGGCTGCTGTGTGCAGAGGGCAGGCTCCGGGGTGTCAAAGCAGGAGAGGGACTCGGCGGCCCCAACtcgagagagagggcagaggggggagaTCACTGTGTGCCTTGCGATCGAGGCAGAGACCCCGTGGGAATGGGGAGAAGGGACGGGCTATCTGTGGTGACCTTTGAGCTGAGGCTGGCTGGGCCAGGGAGGCAAGGAACAGGCCATCTAGTgaccacctgcctccctccctccctccctccctctcttgcagGGGGTGCACGAGTCCCGGGGTGTGACCAAGGACTACCTGTGTCTGGAGACGCTGATCCAGAAGGTGGTGTCGCCCTACCTGGGCACCTACGGCCTCCACTCCAGCGAGGGCCCCTTCACACACTCCTGCATGCTGGGTAGGGCTTGACTGGGCCTGGGGCGGGAAGCTGGGCGATCCCTGGCCCCGTGCACCTCTGCCCAGGGTCCAGGCCTCCCAGTGAACAGACGGCCAGAACCACTCCCCACTGGGCATTTGCTTTCCGGTCATGAGAGCACGAGCCCCGCTATGTGCCGGGCCCTGGACCCACTAGGGCCTGGGGTCCCTCCTTCAAGCACTGAGGGGGGCCCGGCAGGCAGACACCGTGTAGGGTGATGCGCCGACCCCCCTGAGAGCCCCGCAGGGGCCTCTGTGTTCCCAGTGAGGTCACATCTGTGCTCAGTCCTGAAAGTCGAGACTGGCCGGCAGAGGCCGCGGCATGTGCAAAGGCCGGGAGCCTGAGAAACCTACCTTGTTTGCAGAAtcgcaggggagggggaaggggggagtgAGGCTGCCTGGCTTGGTGCTCCTTTAACAGAGGGCCCGCTGGTTCATTCAGCTCTGTAAACAGAGTGGCTCCTATGTGCCGGCCCCTGTTCTTGGCCCTGAGGGATCGGCAGAGACCAAGCCCCACCCACACGGGCTCTCGCCACCAGGGAAGGCAGACCAACGACTAAACAGTCCCCAGAGGAGTCCCCAAGGTGACCCATACCCAAGTGATAAGAGGCCTGTGGGTGGAAAGCCCAGGCCAGACTGGAAGGTGACGGCTGAGCTGAAGGACCAGgaggagccaggcctgggaagaGGTGCACGTAGAGCGTCCTGGACGGAGGGGACAGAGGCACGAGGGCCACAGGGAGGAGAACTTGGACCCTGCCCGGCTAGGAAGGAGCCTCCGGCTCCCGCCCCGGAAAGGCCGCTGAGCCGCTCGCCGTGCGCAGTGCTGCCACCTAGGGTTCACTCTGCGGAACTGCAGGGCCCCGAGTGGGAGCCTGagctctgcccacctcccccttcccacccccgcTGTCCTCTCCTGCCCCCCGCCCGGGGCGCCCACCACACTCGGAATAAAACCTCAGCCACGACCTCACGTGGAAAGGCCTTTTGTCATCCTGCCTCTGTCCTGGCATTTCAGCACTTCCTGACCTATGGCCCACCCACATGGGCttgtcacccctccccccccccccccccccgccacacacacacacacacacacacacacacacacacacacacacacacacacacacacactctgggaCTCCTCCAGGCAGGAGCTGAGTCTGCCCTGGAAAGTGCTGGCTaagatttttgactgcacaggtggggaaactgaggcatgtgTACCTTTGAACCAAGCAGTTGACttgagcaccccccaccccccgctccctccacccacccctgcccagctccTGCCCATCCAGGGTGAGGCTGGGActcaggagggaaaggaaggcGTCTCATCGGGGCAGACGCAGTGTCGGAGCTGGGGTGGGAATCCGTgtacccctccctcacttgccaGGCTGCCCCCGCAGAGGGGTGAGGTGGGGCTGGGCCGGGGATCTGCACTCACTGGGCTTTTCCCCGTGGCTGCCCGTTCCTGCAGAGCTAAGCACACGGCAGGTGCTGGCGAAGGAATGGCCTGGAACACACAGGTGCCCCCGTTTCCCGAGTAGACGCCTCCCGCCCTGACCCCTCGTCTGCCTGTCTCTGCAGAGAAGCACCTC
This window contains:
- the PRR5 gene encoding proline-rich protein 5 isoform X1; protein product: MRTLRRLKFMSSPSLSDLGKREPAAAAADERGTQQRRACANATWNSIHNGVIAVFQRKGLPDQELFSLNEGVRQLLKTELGSFFTEYLQNQLLTKGMVILRDKIRFYEGPAPSSSPRNVSEHVPCTRHRARASSVPDCPECFPATDPLGLPTTPRESRHRCSRCTKRETEAPRPASWAHAAASVPTLILERRGASPFRRAGRRGQWPGGCRLNSEPLVPWSSCTPCFYRAEAPGQEPEKGHQNQSRGGGDTDRRRFRLASWRRQQRKPAGQGSGGLAPGGDALPRPSPYSAHSSALCLPPAPDQGSWDPQRREALCGLVESCLERPCPPGHPAGECRPQPASPGLGGRHGAPVRGPQGLASSSHPAQLGTQTRTGRWQFSGRTVRVKGSCGEGRVRSLLAIREGCTEVVVLESGLKTWYVREDIWPLQYISWGQQLMPHPEGQPLEPTPPASCPHVGPRGALP
- the PRR5 gene encoding proline-rich protein 5 isoform X4 translates to MVILRDKIRFYEGPAPSSSPRNVSEHVPCTRHRARASSVPDCPECFPATDPLGLPTTPRESRHRCSRCTKRETEAPRPASWAHAAASVPTLILERRGASPFRRAGRRGQWPGGCRLNSEPLVPWSSCTPCFYRAEAPGQEPEKGHQNQSRGGGDTDRRRFRLASWRRQQRKPAGQGSGGLAPGGDALPRPSPYSAHSSALCLPPAPDQGSWDPQRREALCGLVESCLERPCPPGHPAGECRPQPASPGLGGRHGAPVRGPQGLASSSHPAQLGTQTRTGRWQFSGRTVRVKGSCGEGRVRSLLAIREGCTEVVVLESGLKTWYVREDIWPLQYISWGQQLMPHPEGQPLEPTPPASCPHVGPRGALP
- the PRR5 gene encoding proline-rich protein 5 isoform X2; the protein is MRTLRRLKFMSSPSLSDLGKREPAAAAADERGTQQRRACANATWNRQLLKTELGSFFTEYLQNQLLTKGMVILRDKIRFYEGPAPSSSPRNVSEHVPCTRHRARASSVPDCPECFPATDPLGLPTTPRESRHRCSRCTKRETEAPRPASWAHAAASVPTLILERRGASPFRRAGRRGQWPGGCRLNSEPLVPWSSCTPCFYRAEAPGQEPEKGHQNQSRGGGDTDRRRFRLASWRRQQRKPAGQGSGGLAPGGDALPRPSPYSAHSSALCLPPAPDQGSWDPQRREALCGLVESCLERPCPPGHPAGECRPQPASPGLGGRHGAPVRGPQGLASSSHPAQLGTQTRTGRWQFSGRTVRVKGSCGEGRVRSLLAIREGCTEVVVLESGLKTWYVREDIWPLQYISWGQQLMPHPEGQPLEPTPPASCPHVGPRGALP